The Akkermansia sp. N21116 genome includes a region encoding these proteins:
- a CDS encoding 3-dehydroquinate synthase, translating into MSCNLLTLNVSFPYRVCSTNKLFSPENRELAGLLEGGKGIRCLTFIEEAASIAMPDLGTAVAAWFSKTMKEVDFRQLITLPGGEQTKLSMAVWERALTAIQAENMDRHSYILAIGGGAFLDVVSFAAATAHRGIRLIRIPTTTLSQADSGVGVKNGINFRGEKNYLGTFTVPWATINDRDLLIRQPEHLKRVGLSEIVKVAVIRDAPFFQWLEEHADELARLEPDTLTHAVEQSALLHARHIAESGDPFEQGTSRPLDFGHWSAHELEALSEYSIGHATAVAIGMHLDIAYSVAMGWMPATDGQRVIDLLVRLGLPVSSPILGLRRGPRYAVLSGLEHFRQHLGGELTVLMLKEIGQGFDVHEISSDIMASCISSILEGKRLA; encoded by the coding sequence ATGTCATGCAATCTCTTGACCCTCAATGTCTCATTCCCCTACCGCGTTTGTTCGACCAACAAATTGTTCTCCCCGGAGAACAGGGAACTGGCCGGCTTGCTGGAAGGCGGCAAAGGCATTCGTTGCCTCACCTTCATCGAAGAAGCCGCCAGCATAGCCATGCCCGATCTGGGGACAGCCGTCGCAGCATGGTTTTCCAAAACCATGAAGGAAGTCGACTTCCGGCAACTGATCACCCTACCCGGAGGTGAACAAACCAAGCTTTCCATGGCTGTCTGGGAAAGGGCCCTGACCGCTATCCAGGCAGAGAACATGGATCGCCATTCCTACATCCTGGCCATTGGCGGAGGGGCCTTTCTAGACGTCGTCAGCTTTGCCGCCGCTACTGCACACCGGGGTATCAGGCTCATCCGCATCCCGACCACGACACTTTCCCAGGCCGATTCCGGCGTCGGCGTAAAAAACGGCATCAACTTCCGTGGTGAAAAGAATTACCTCGGCACCTTCACCGTGCCCTGGGCTACAATCAACGACAGAGACCTCCTGATCCGCCAACCGGAGCATCTCAAAAGAGTCGGCCTCTCGGAAATCGTCAAAGTTGCCGTCATCCGCGATGCTCCGTTCTTCCAGTGGCTGGAAGAACACGCCGACGAACTGGCACGCCTCGAACCGGACACTCTGACACACGCCGTCGAACAATCCGCCCTGTTGCACGCACGGCACATCGCCGAATCCGGCGATCCGTTCGAGCAGGGAACCAGCCGCCCCCTGGACTTCGGTCATTGGTCCGCCCACGAACTCGAAGCCCTCTCGGAATACTCTATCGGCCATGCCACTGCCGTCGCCATCGGCATGCACCTGGACATTGCCTACTCCGTCGCCATGGGCTGGATGCCTGCTACCGACGGTCAAAGAGTCATCGACCTCCTCGTACGGCTGGGTCTGCCCGTCAGCAGCCCGATTCTTGGTCTCAGACGCGGTCCCCGGTATGCCGTACTCAGTGGCCTGGAACATTTCCGCCAGCACCTGGGAGGGGAATTAACCGTCCTGATGCTCAAAGAAATCGGCCAGGGGTTCGATGTCCACGAAATATCGTCCGATATCATGGCTTCCTGCATTTCCTCCATTTTGGAAGGGAAACGGCTTGCCTGA
- the kdsB gene encoding 3-deoxy-manno-octulosonate cytidylyltransferase, producing the protein MSEPVEPQVIGLIPSRWGSSRFPGKPLHMLAGKPLVQHVWERVTRCSSLAAVAIATDDERIRKAAENFGAQVIMTSPDHPSGSDRLAEAVQAFPHATHVVNVQGDEPLIDPVLVDSLAQSLLADPGLSMATAACPIADKNDFDNPNVVKVVLARNGDALYFSRSPLPYPRNAPANPPLRHLGIYAYRRDFLENYVRWEPTPLEKTESLEQLRALENGARIRVILTEHDGVGVDTPEQAVLVEQIILNNLA; encoded by the coding sequence ATGAGCGAACCTGTCGAACCGCAAGTTATTGGATTGATCCCGTCAAGATGGGGCTCGTCCCGTTTCCCCGGCAAACCGCTCCACATGCTGGCGGGCAAGCCTCTTGTCCAGCATGTTTGGGAACGGGTTACCCGCTGTTCATCCCTGGCGGCCGTCGCCATAGCCACGGATGACGAACGCATCCGCAAAGCCGCCGAAAACTTCGGAGCACAAGTCATCATGACTTCTCCCGATCATCCGAGCGGCAGCGACCGCTTGGCGGAAGCCGTCCAGGCCTTTCCCCATGCCACCCACGTCGTCAATGTCCAGGGGGATGAACCGTTGATTGATCCTGTCCTTGTCGACTCGCTTGCCCAGTCCCTCCTGGCCGATCCCGGCCTTTCCATGGCAACCGCCGCATGCCCGATTGCCGATAAAAACGACTTCGATAACCCGAACGTCGTCAAAGTCGTCCTGGCTCGCAATGGCGATGCCCTTTACTTTTCCCGTTCTCCGTTGCCCTATCCGCGCAACGCCCCCGCCAATCCACCCCTGCGCCACCTTGGCATCTATGCCTATCGCAGGGATTTCCTGGAAAACTACGTCCGCTGGGAACCCACTCCTCTGGAAAAAACAGAGTCTCTGGAACAACTGCGCGCCTTGGAAAACGGAGCCCGCATCCGCGTTATCCTCACCGAACACGACGGAGTCGGTGTGGACACCCCCGAACAGGCCGTCCTCGTGGAACAAATCATTCTCAACAACCTTGCATAA
- a CDS encoding sodium:solute symporter, translated as MLTDALVLFFYFIAIFGIGIFAGRKQKSIEDYALGGRSLPWWAILASIIAAEVSAATFLGSPGEGYTSRNFTYVQLCIGTILGRIVVGKLFLKPYYDYNVVSIYEYLEKRFGLLTRRMGSLVFLISRVLASGTRLYFAGILLVIAYQYIYGTVANKDEIVKYYTIALVVITIATTIYTTIGGLKAVVWTDVLQACVLAVSIISALAVLFFNIPGGWDTITSTLNQPGDWSVWSWGFAKEGGCVDQIFHILGEEYTIWAAFLGSTFVTMATHGTDQDMVQRMLAGKNSSTGSKAVILSGLIDVPVVLVFLFTGILLYVFYQSNPGLDVPINKLEIFPHFIIYSLPPGVRGLLVAGLLATAMGSLSTALNSLSTTAAKDWYQGVFRPRATEKELLLAARWGTVFFAILLIVVGAITANYVVHHEEARIIPIALGIFGYTYGSLLGVFLLGMLTKRRGSDMGNCIAMITGFLAVGILSKLIPMPESLNSYIPEIAFPWRVTIGTLATFFTGILFRKSKS; from the coding sequence ATGCTCACTGACGCACTGGTCCTCTTCTTCTACTTCATTGCAATCTTCGGAATCGGCATCTTCGCCGGACGAAAACAGAAAAGCATTGAAGACTATGCCTTGGGCGGGCGTTCCCTCCCCTGGTGGGCCATCCTTGCCTCTATCATCGCGGCGGAAGTCAGTGCAGCAACGTTTCTCGGCTCCCCGGGAGAAGGCTACACCAGCAGGAATTTCACCTACGTCCAGCTTTGTATCGGTACCATCCTGGGCCGCATTGTCGTCGGGAAATTATTCCTGAAGCCCTATTACGACTACAATGTGGTCTCTATCTACGAGTATCTGGAAAAACGCTTCGGCCTCCTTACGCGCCGCATGGGGTCGCTCGTGTTCCTCATCAGTCGCGTACTCGCCAGCGGCACGAGACTCTATTTTGCAGGTATCCTGCTTGTCATCGCCTACCAATACATCTATGGAACGGTCGCCAATAAGGACGAAATCGTTAAATACTACACGATAGCCCTTGTCGTCATTACCATTGCCACCACCATCTACACGACCATCGGCGGCCTGAAAGCCGTCGTCTGGACGGATGTCCTTCAGGCCTGTGTCCTAGCCGTCTCCATCATTTCCGCTCTGGCCGTCCTCTTCTTCAACATCCCCGGGGGCTGGGATACCATCACTTCCACGCTCAACCAACCCGGCGACTGGTCGGTATGGTCCTGGGGATTCGCCAAGGAAGGAGGCTGTGTAGATCAAATCTTCCACATTCTGGGAGAAGAATATACGATCTGGGCAGCTTTTCTCGGTTCCACCTTCGTCACGATGGCAACGCATGGTACCGACCAGGATATGGTCCAGCGCATGCTGGCCGGCAAAAACTCCTCTACCGGATCTAAAGCCGTCATCCTGTCCGGTCTGATCGATGTTCCCGTCGTCCTTGTTTTCCTGTTTACCGGTATCCTTCTTTACGTCTTCTATCAGTCCAATCCGGGACTCGACGTACCGATAAACAAGTTGGAGATCTTTCCCCACTTCATCATTTACAGCCTGCCTCCCGGAGTACGGGGTCTTCTCGTCGCCGGCCTGCTGGCCACAGCCATGGGATCGCTCTCCACGGCGTTGAACTCCCTGTCCACAACTGCCGCCAAAGACTGGTACCAAGGAGTTTTTCGCCCCCGTGCCACAGAAAAGGAACTTCTACTGGCGGCCAGGTGGGGCACCGTTTTCTTTGCAATCCTGTTGATCGTAGTCGGAGCCATTACGGCCAATTACGTCGTCCACCATGAAGAAGCCCGAATCATACCAATCGCACTGGGTATTTTCGGCTATACCTACGGTTCCCTGCTGGGGGTTTTCCTGCTGGGCATGCTGACCAAACGCCGTGGCAGCGACATGGGCAACTGTATCGCCATGATCACCGGATTCCTGGCCGTAGGAATCCTGAGCAAGCTCATCCCCATGCCGGAATCCCTGAACTCCTATATTCCGGAAATAGCCTTCCCCTGGCGCGTCACGATCGGTACGCTAGCCACCTTCTTCACTGGGATTCTGTTCAGAAAAAGCAAGTCCTAA
- a CDS encoding CTP synthase: protein MKYIFVTGGVVSSLGKGLAAASIGTLLERCGLKVTLQKFDPYLNVDPGTMSPYQHGEVYVLNDGAETDLDLGHYERFVQCNLSRLNNLTSGQVFENVLRKERHGDYLGKTVQYIPHVTDEIKARLYELTEKSANVDVIITEIGGTVGDMEGHIFLEALRQFALEVGKENVCFIHVTLLPYIKAAGEMKTKPTQQSVAKLREIGIQPDVIICRTEYDMSEEERRKIAMFCNVEAKNVIAFRDVKNTIYECPLDLSQDKIDRIVTKKLGLDVPVPDLKKWQEFVGRVITPSHSVRIAVVGKYISLQDAYKSIYESFTHAGAANDARVEIVRLDAEDLEEKGAEALIGHVDGILVPGGFGDRGIEGKIEAVEYARKNNIPFLGICLGMQVAVIEYARNVCGLANANSTEFDKETPYPVISLQEEQKGIDDMGATMRLGAYKAVIAKNTLAEKLYSSKTASERHRHRYEFNPAYRETLENAGLKISATSEGQGLVEIVEIPAHPFFIACQFHPEFQSRPNHPHPLFAGLVEAALEAKEAKIKA from the coding sequence ATGAAATACATCTTCGTTACCGGCGGCGTCGTTTCTTCGCTTGGCAAAGGCCTTGCCGCCGCATCCATCGGCACTCTTTTGGAACGTTGCGGCCTGAAGGTCACCCTGCAAAAGTTCGACCCCTATCTCAATGTCGATCCCGGCACCATGAGCCCCTACCAGCACGGGGAAGTCTATGTCCTCAACGACGGAGCCGAAACCGACCTCGACCTGGGCCACTACGAACGCTTCGTCCAATGCAACCTCTCACGCCTCAACAATCTGACCTCCGGACAGGTCTTTGAAAATGTCCTCCGCAAGGAACGCCACGGAGACTACCTCGGCAAAACCGTGCAGTACATCCCGCATGTCACCGACGAAATCAAGGCTCGCCTGTACGAGCTGACGGAAAAATCCGCCAACGTGGACGTCATCATTACGGAAATCGGCGGTACGGTCGGGGACATGGAAGGCCACATCTTCCTGGAAGCCCTTCGACAATTCGCCCTCGAAGTCGGCAAGGAAAACGTCTGCTTCATTCACGTCACCCTGCTGCCTTACATCAAGGCTGCCGGAGAAATGAAAACCAAGCCTACCCAGCAATCCGTCGCAAAACTGCGTGAAATCGGCATTCAGCCCGATGTCATCATCTGCCGTACGGAATATGACATGAGCGAGGAAGAACGCCGCAAGATTGCCATGTTCTGCAACGTGGAAGCCAAAAACGTCATCGCTTTCCGCGACGTAAAGAACACGATTTATGAATGCCCGCTGGATCTCAGCCAAGATAAGATCGACCGCATCGTCACCAAAAAGCTCGGTCTTGACGTTCCTGTTCCGGATCTCAAGAAATGGCAGGAATTCGTCGGTCGCGTAATCACGCCGAGCCACTCCGTCCGAATCGCCGTCGTGGGCAAATACATCTCCCTGCAGGATGCCTACAAGTCCATCTACGAATCTTTCACCCATGCCGGCGCCGCCAATGACGCCCGAGTGGAAATCGTCCGTCTCGATGCCGAAGACCTTGAAGAAAAAGGAGCTGAAGCCCTCATCGGCCATGTCGACGGCATCCTCGTTCCCGGCGGATTCGGGGACCGCGGCATCGAAGGCAAAATCGAAGCTGTGGAATATGCCCGCAAAAACAACATTCCCTTCCTCGGCATCTGCCTCGGCATGCAGGTCGCCGTCATCGAATACGCCCGCAACGTCTGCGGGCTGGCCAATGCCAACTCCACGGAGTTCGACAAGGAAACTCCCTACCCGGTCATCAGTCTCCAGGAAGAACAAAAGGGCATCGACGATATGGGAGCAACCATGCGCCTCGGAGCCTACAAAGCCGTTATCGCCAAAAACACGCTCGCCGAAAAGCTTTACTCCTCCAAAACGGCTTCGGAACGTCACCGCCATCGCTACGAATTCAATCCTGCCTACCGCGAAACCCTCGAAAATGCCGGGTTGAAAATCAGCGCGACCTCCGAAGGACAAGGACTCGTGGAAATCGTCGAAATCCCCGCCCATCCTTTCTTCATCGCCTGTCAGTTCCATCCGGAGTTCCAATCCAGGCCCAACCATCCGCATCCCCTGTTCGCAGGGCTTGTCGAAGCTGCCCTGGAAGCCAAGGAAGCCAAAATCAAGGCCTAA